A DNA window from Amycolatopsis sp. DSM 110486 contains the following coding sequences:
- a CDS encoding TetR/AcrR family transcriptional regulator: MARLTRAEAQELNRAKVLVAARDEFTERGFREAKIDVIAERAELTRGAVYSNFPGKRALYFAVLAEEAERVAAEPPASDPALTTAEALGALARAWVSRLPLATDRGPRLGVDLGPEILADELTHRPYAQLLRFEAVVLGLALERLAPSAGRLVRVAELALTTLHGATGLAAAAPGFGEPFNVVRACEALPALGLADTWPAVPPIVAHAQPVDEPWVPPAAFDSLRSRPAELSGDGVVAILGLHRLSAAEEAVRAAPADAAVTVAVVTGSAPELAPLTHLALAELRGHLRRAFPASAWPRLQVLRDDSGAIASAAGVSAVSDATETAVRITSSRVVRRAEGFGACHAAATG, from the coding sequence ATGGCCCGGCTGACCAGAGCGGAGGCTCAGGAGCTCAACCGCGCGAAGGTGCTCGTCGCCGCGCGCGACGAGTTCACCGAGCGCGGCTTCCGCGAAGCGAAGATCGACGTGATCGCCGAACGCGCCGAGCTCACCCGCGGCGCCGTCTACTCGAACTTCCCCGGCAAACGCGCGCTGTACTTCGCCGTGCTCGCGGAGGAGGCCGAGCGCGTCGCCGCCGAGCCCCCGGCTTCGGACCCCGCCCTCACGACCGCGGAGGCCCTGGGCGCCCTCGCCCGCGCCTGGGTCTCCCGCCTGCCGCTCGCCACCGACCGCGGCCCACGTCTCGGCGTGGACCTGGGGCCGGAGATCCTCGCCGACGAGCTCACCCACCGCCCGTACGCCCAGCTCTTGCGCTTCGAAGCCGTGGTCCTCGGCCTGGCCCTCGAACGGCTCGCCCCGTCCGCGGGCCGCCTCGTCCGCGTCGCCGAACTCGCGCTGACCACGTTGCACGGCGCCACCGGCCTCGCCGCGGCCGCGCCGGGCTTCGGCGAACCGTTCAACGTCGTGCGCGCGTGCGAAGCCCTGCCCGCCCTGGGGCTGGCCGACACGTGGCCCGCGGTCCCGCCGATCGTGGCGCACGCGCAGCCGGTGGACGAACCTTGGGTTCCGCCCGCGGCCTTCGACTCACTGCGGTCGCGGCCGGCCGAGCTGTCCGGTGACGGCGTCGTCGCGATCCTCGGCCTGCACCGGCTTTCCGCCGCGGAGGAGGCCGTCCGCGCCGCACCTGCGGACGCTGCTGTGACAGTCGCCGTGGTGACGGGTTCGGCGCCGGAGCTGGCGCCGTTGACGCACCTCGCGCTGGCGGAGCTGCGTGGTCACCTGCGCCGGGCTTTCCCGGCTTCGGCGTGGCCGCGCCTGCAGGTGCTGCGCGACGACTCCGGCGCGATCGCGTCGGCGGCCGGGGTTTCGGCGGTGAGCGATGCGACCGAAACGGCCGTGCGTATCACCTCGAGCCGCGTCGTGCGTCGCGCCGAAGGCTTCGGCGCCTGCCACGCCGCGGCGACGGGCTGA
- a CDS encoding S8 family serine peptidase: protein MIVVLKDQLPDAPATKAASGTRRAKATQQQESVLAKLAGTAPAKVKHFALGNAFSATVTPDQAAQLAADPAVAQVLPDSKVTLPDANPAGKNADAGAPKAGGGTAQNQDPNAICPTDPAKPLLEPEALTSIHAYSTDGSKAASDLADGSGVKVAFLADNMDPNYADFIRPDGSHVFSDYQDFSGDGPATTDSGAEAFGDASSIAAQGVVVHDLSKFVNEKHPLPAGCNIVVKGVSPGASLVGLNVFGSTATNSAVLQAIDYAVTVDHVDVINESLGLNQYPDASSRNLFQVFNDEAVAAGVTVTASSGDAGITSTIGSPATDPLVISAGATTDNRLYAQTTYAAFPFSNGKWTSDNISALSSSGITQNGRTIDLVAPGEGNWADCAPAYAECRNFQTVPQPTDLESFGGTSESAPLTAGVAALVIQAYRGTHHGASPTPAQVKQFITGTTRDLGLPADEQGSGLLDARAAVEAALTSPGTSGAPAGVSSNIALSADQLTLEGAPGSTQKATVNVTNVGTKPLTVTAGTRSLAPLSAQTQTTAFDSTKLPTFPYYNGTDWAYKKVTFSVPAGAQRLLARMAWQGSPKTVNGQSVTPVVRVSLLAPDGTFVANSRPQGGAATANYANVDVTRPVAGTWTAVLYSAGGPTGYTGNIQLATSTQRAIPYGQVSPGVLTLKPGQTKPVKVSLQTPATGGDADYSITFGSSDGHQTTVSAVLRALVPTKNGKGSFGGTITGGNARAVSPAQTFSYEFDVPKGKKDLDVAVKLQDPGTVIDGVLVDPNGELADVNSNVFLSSANQLSQGTTLQLTDANPLAGRWHFVVVVQNPVTGKQIDQPFTGTVGFDQVVVSAPALPNSASKKLAAGQAVKVPVTVRNTGVEPIAIGVDARTNAQQTLQPQPIQGSTDVDLPEVGANAPIYSIPPDTSKFTVATSSSVPAQVELQGSAAGIDVLGDLKAAQAGSTVSVATIGEKQGYVTKGIWFASVQEMGPFGPSGAPAGHASYTASIKTAGFDAAVSSSTGDPYDQSVDPNGTGGTPLLVQPGQTVTVTVTITPSGKRGASVTGHLNLVTVPTLPTGVTGLPQVGTGEVIATLPYSYKIG from the coding sequence GTGATCGTGGTCCTCAAGGACCAGCTGCCCGACGCGCCGGCCACCAAGGCGGCTTCGGGAACCCGGCGGGCCAAGGCGACCCAGCAGCAGGAGTCGGTGCTGGCCAAGCTGGCCGGCACGGCGCCGGCCAAGGTCAAGCACTTCGCGCTGGGCAACGCGTTCTCCGCCACGGTGACGCCGGACCAGGCAGCGCAGCTGGCGGCCGACCCGGCCGTGGCACAGGTGCTGCCGGACAGCAAAGTAACGCTGCCCGACGCGAACCCCGCGGGCAAGAACGCGGACGCCGGCGCGCCCAAGGCCGGTGGCGGCACGGCGCAGAACCAGGACCCGAACGCGATCTGCCCGACCGACCCGGCGAAGCCGTTGCTGGAGCCCGAGGCGCTGACCTCGATCCACGCGTACAGCACCGACGGGTCCAAGGCCGCTTCGGACCTCGCCGACGGCTCGGGCGTGAAGGTCGCGTTCCTCGCGGACAACATGGACCCGAACTACGCGGACTTCATCCGTCCCGACGGTTCGCACGTCTTCTCCGACTACCAGGACTTCTCCGGCGACGGTCCCGCCACGACCGACTCGGGCGCCGAGGCGTTCGGCGACGCGTCGTCCATCGCCGCGCAGGGCGTGGTGGTGCACGACCTGTCGAAGTTCGTGAACGAGAAGCACCCGCTGCCCGCGGGCTGCAACATCGTGGTGAAGGGCGTTTCGCCGGGCGCGAGCCTGGTGGGGCTCAACGTGTTCGGCTCCACCGCCACGAACTCCGCGGTGCTGCAGGCGATCGACTACGCGGTGACCGTGGACCACGTCGACGTGATCAACGAGTCGCTGGGTCTGAACCAGTACCCGGACGCGAGCTCGCGCAACCTGTTCCAGGTGTTCAACGACGAGGCCGTGGCCGCGGGCGTCACCGTCACCGCCTCCAGCGGCGACGCGGGCATCACGTCGACCATCGGCAGCCCGGCCACCGACCCGCTGGTGATCTCCGCCGGCGCGACCACGGACAACCGGCTCTACGCGCAGACCACCTACGCGGCTTTCCCGTTCTCCAACGGGAAGTGGACGAGCGACAACATCTCCGCGCTGTCGTCGTCGGGCATCACGCAGAACGGGCGCACCATCGACCTGGTCGCCCCGGGTGAGGGCAACTGGGCCGACTGCGCGCCCGCGTATGCCGAATGCCGCAACTTCCAGACCGTGCCGCAGCCGACGGACCTCGAATCCTTCGGTGGCACCAGCGAGTCGGCCCCGCTCACCGCGGGTGTCGCCGCGCTGGTGATCCAGGCCTACCGCGGCACGCACCACGGCGCGTCGCCGACGCCCGCGCAGGTGAAGCAGTTCATCACCGGCACCACGCGTGACCTCGGCCTGCCCGCCGACGAGCAGGGCTCCGGCCTGCTCGACGCGCGCGCGGCCGTGGAGGCGGCACTGACCTCGCCCGGCACTTCCGGTGCCCCGGCGGGTGTCTCGTCGAACATCGCCCTGTCCGCCGACCAGCTCACGCTGGAAGGCGCGCCGGGCAGCACGCAGAAGGCCACGGTCAACGTGACCAACGTCGGCACCAAGCCGCTGACGGTCACGGCGGGCACGCGCTCGCTCGCGCCGCTTTCGGCGCAGACGCAGACCACCGCGTTCGACTCGACGAAGCTGCCGACGTTCCCGTACTACAACGGCACGGACTGGGCGTACAAGAAGGTCACGTTCTCCGTGCCCGCCGGTGCGCAGCGCCTGCTCGCGCGGATGGCGTGGCAGGGCAGCCCGAAGACCGTGAACGGCCAGTCGGTGACCCCGGTCGTGCGCGTGTCGCTGCTGGCGCCGGACGGCACGTTCGTGGCCAACAGCCGTCCGCAGGGTGGCGCGGCCACGGCGAACTACGCCAACGTGGACGTCACGCGCCCGGTCGCGGGCACGTGGACCGCGGTGCTGTACTCGGCGGGTGGCCCGACCGGCTACACCGGCAACATCCAGCTCGCCACCTCCACTCAGCGGGCGATTCCGTACGGCCAGGTCTCGCCGGGCGTACTGACGCTGAAGCCGGGCCAGACCAAGCCGGTCAAGGTTTCGCTGCAGACCCCTGCGACGGGCGGCGACGCGGACTACTCGATCACGTTCGGCAGCTCCGACGGCCACCAGACCACCGTGTCCGCCGTGCTGCGCGCACTGGTCCCGACCAAGAACGGCAAGGGTTCCTTCGGCGGCACGATCACGGGCGGCAACGCGCGGGCCGTCTCGCCGGCGCAGACGTTCTCGTACGAGTTCGACGTGCCCAAGGGCAAGAAGGACCTCGACGTCGCGGTGAAGCTGCAGGACCCGGGCACCGTCATCGACGGTGTGCTCGTGGACCCGAACGGTGAGCTCGCCGACGTGAACAGCAACGTGTTCCTCAGCTCCGCGAACCAGCTGTCGCAGGGCACCACGTTGCAGCTCACGGACGCGAACCCGCTGGCGGGCCGCTGGCACTTCGTGGTCGTGGTGCAGAACCCGGTGACGGGCAAGCAGATCGACCAGCCGTTCACCGGCACGGTGGGCTTCGACCAGGTCGTGGTGAGCGCTCCCGCGCTGCCGAACTCGGCCTCGAAGAAGCTGGCCGCCGGCCAGGCCGTCAAGGTGCCGGTGACGGTGCGCAACACGGGCGTCGAGCCGATCGCGATCGGCGTGGACGCGCGGACCAACGCGCAGCAGACCCTGCAGCCGCAGCCCATCCAGGGCTCGACCGACGTCGATCTGCCCGAGGTCGGCGCCAACGCGCCGATCTACTCGATCCCGCCGGACACGAGCAAGTTCACCGTCGCGACGTCGTCGTCGGTGCCGGCTCAGGTGGAGCTGCAGGGCTCGGCCGCGGGCATCGACGTGCTCGGTGACCTGAAGGCCGCGCAGGCCGGCAGCACGGTGTCCGTCGCGACGATCGGCGAGAAGCAGGGCTACGTCACGAAGGGCATCTGGTTCGCCAGCGTCCAGGAGATGGGCCCGTTCGGCCCGTCGGGCGCCCCGGCCGGTCACGCGTCTTACACGGCGTCGATCAAGACGGCGGGCTTCGACGCCGCGGTGAGCTCGTCCACCGGCGACCCGTACGACCAGTCCGTCGACCCCAACGGCACGGGCGGCACGCCGCTGCTCGTCCAGCCGGGCCAGACGGTGACCGTCACCGTGACGATCACGCCCTCGGGCAAGCGCGGCGCGTCGGTGACCGGTCACCTCAACCTGGTGACCGTGCCGACCCTCCCGACCGGCGTGACGGGCCTCCCGCAGGTCGGCACCGGTGAAGTGATCGCGACGCTGCCGTACAGCTACAAGATCGGCTGA